AGTATGGCGCAAGCATATTGTGCAGTCGATTGAAGACGGGGTTTTAGAGGAGAGAAATACAAATGAAGATGAATAAACAACTGCTTGATCGGCAGATTGAGATGTGGCTTCAAGAGGACATTGGCTTCGGTGATGTAACAAGCCTTGCGACCGTACCGGAAGACCTTGATGGAGTAGGGATTCTATACGCCAAGCAGGATGGTGTCATAGCAGGTCTTGATGTAGCGCAGCGTGTCTTTACATGTCTCGATGCATCACTTGTCTTTTCACCAAAGGTAATGGAGGGGGCTTTTGTTGAAAAAGGCACGATGATTGCTCAAGTAGAAGGGTCGGTACAAAGCGTGCTCGGCGGTGAGCGTCTTGCTCTTAACTTATTGCAGCGCATGTCCGGCATTGCTACATTGACCCGGCAATATGTAGAAAAAGCGCGGATGGCAAGTGAAAAAGTTCGCATAGTCGATACGCGCAAGACGACGCCGGGCCTGCGGATGCTTGAAAAGTATGCAGTAACGGTAGGCGGCGGACATAATCATCGCCTGGGTTTATTTGATGCAGTAATGATTAAGGATAATCATATTAAGGCTGCTGGCGGCATCGGTGCTGCTGTATCCTTTGCGCGCCAAGCTATTCCGCATACGATGCGTGTAGAAGTGGAAGTGGAGACGCTTGTACAGCTAGAAGAAGCAATCGGAGCGAACCCTGATATTATCATGTTGGATAATATGGATTTGGATACAATGAGAGAAGCCGTGCGTCGTGTAGACGGACGGATGATTGTAGAGGCTTCAGGCGGTGTCAATCTTGATACGGTGCAGGGAATTGCAGCCACAGGGGTGGACATTATTTCTGTTGGGAGTTTGACACACTCTGTGTCTGCATTAGACATTAGTCTGGATCTAAATGAAAGAAAACGATAGGTAGGGACGCGATACGATGTTATTTGTCATTGATGTTGGAAACACGAATATCGTACTGGGCGTATATGAAGGTGATGCATTAAAGCATAATTGGCGCATTAGCACAGACCG
This genomic interval from Aneurinibacillus sp. REN35 contains the following:
- the nadC gene encoding carboxylating nicotinate-nucleotide diphosphorylase, with protein sequence MKMNKQLLDRQIEMWLQEDIGFGDVTSLATVPEDLDGVGILYAKQDGVIAGLDVAQRVFTCLDASLVFSPKVMEGAFVEKGTMIAQVEGSVQSVLGGERLALNLLQRMSGIATLTRQYVEKARMASEKVRIVDTRKTTPGLRMLEKYAVTVGGGHNHRLGLFDAVMIKDNHIKAAGGIGAAVSFARQAIPHTMRVEVEVETLVQLEEAIGANPDIIMLDNMDLDTMREAVRRVDGRMIVEASGGVNLDTVQGIAATGVDIISVGSLTHSVSALDISLDLNERKR